CTGATTGTATTTGCTTGTATTGGCACGGCCAGGGCAGAGGTGCAGGTCGAGTTTCGCTTTGAGGCTGTTTTTGGCGAAGTCGGGGGTGGCGATGGGCAATTTCTCAATCCCGAGGGGTTGACTCTGGATACGTCGGGCAATGTGTTTGTGGTGGATACGGGAAATGATCGCGTCCAAAAATTGTCTTCAACGGGAACTTTTTTGCGGGCGGTAGGTGGACCGGGCTGGGAAGATGGGCAATTTAACAAACCGGGTGGTATTGCCGCGAGCAAGGGGCTGGAGATTTATGTGGCCGATGGCCGGAATCGCCGCATTCAGGTGTTTAATCTCAATTTGCGTCTTTTGGCGGTGATTGGGGGTACGGATGCTGCTGGTTCTGTGGATCTGGGGACGCTCAGTGGTATTGCCGTGTCGGATGCAGATGAGATTTTGGTGAGCGATATCGATGCCGATCAACTGGTGCAGATCGATACGTATAGCCGCGTTGATCGCAGTTTTGGCGGTTTTGGGTATGGGGCTGGCAATTTGCGGCGTCCTTTGGGGATTGCAATAGAAGGGCGCAAGGCAGTTTATGTTTGCGATAGCGAGAATGATCGGATCGCGGTATTCGACAGGTTTGGCAATTTTCAAAAGACGATGGGCGAAGATGTTTTATTGCAGCCCTCTGCGCTGTGTATGGGGCCAGAGCGGACGCTGATTGTAGCGGATACGGGCCACCATCGCGTTGTGGTGTTTGACCTCGATTCTGGCAGTGTTGCAGAATTTTTGGGCGGTCCCGATCCGGGAAAGGGGGCGATGGCATTTCAGTTTCCCCGAGGTGTCGCACTTGGACGCGCTGGCAGGTTGTTCGTTCTGGATTCGGGCAATGGGCGCATTCAGAAGTTGCAATTACAGGTTTCAAGGGTGAAGTGAGGAAGTGTGAAATGGGAAAAGGCCGGGATATTCCGCGGGGGCGGGATGTCCTGTTTTTTTTACATACGAGACATGAGAGATGAGTTTTAACACCCTTCGTATTGCTCGGGGCATTGTATTTTTTTTAATCTGTGTCGTGAAGGCGTACGCACAGCTGCCCGTGCCAGAGCAGTTTACGTTGTTCGATGGGGAACGGGTGTTTCAAGCAGATGGAAGCCGCGGGCCTTTTTCGATTTCCGATCGCGCTATTGAGGCGAAGAGTGAACGGGTTTGGGTAGATGGGGTGTTGCTCGTTCGGGATCGGGATTATGTGGTGGATGCAGATCGCGCGTTGCTGACGCTTTTGCGAAATGTTGCGCGGGGTGTGGAGATTGTGGTGCGTTTTAGGCAGCGTCCTCTGGTAACTGCACCTGTGGTTCAGCGTCGCCAGTTTCAACCGGGGAAAGGCAGTGGGGATCAACCGATTGTGCGCGTGTTTTCTCCGCCTGTTGTGCGAGATAGGAATGAGGAGGAGAAGTTGACGATTGGTGGTCATAAGAGTATTTCTGTGACCGCAGGATCACAACACGCGGTTCATCAGGCTTTGCAGTTGCGTATTTCGGGCGAGGTCGCCGAGGGGGTCAATTTATTGGCTGTGCTGTCCGATCGCAATTTGCCAGTAGGGGAGCAGGGAGGATCAAAGCGGTTGCAGGAATTAGATCGCGTGTTTTTTCAGGTTGACTCCGACCAGGTATCGGCCACGCTCGGCGATCTCGATGTGGCGTTTGACGAGACTGTGTTTGGGCGCTATCGGAGGCAGTTGCAGGGTGCGCGCGTGTTGGCCTATCGAGAGAAGGGACAAGTTGCGGCTTTTGGGGCGGTGTCGCGGGGACGTTGGGAAACGCGGCGGTTGGTGACGATTGAAGGGTTTCAGGGACCTTATTCGTTGTCGGGTGGTGGGTTGAGGGGGCAAATTGTGCCGGAGTCTGAGCGCGTGTATCTCAATGGGCGATTGCTCACCCGCGGGGATGGGGCAGATTATACGATTGATTACGAGCGCGGGCATGTGGCGTTTATGCCTGAGATACCAATTGGGGTCGAGAGCCGCGTTACAGTGGAGTATCAGGTGATTGATGCCGGTATGAGAAGCCGGCTGATGGGTATGGAGTCCCGCATGTCGCTCGCTGAGGGGATGTCTGTGGGGACGACGCTGATTCGAGAGTCTGATCGTTCCGCATTATCGCCCGGACCTACTGCGGTGCAGCGGCAGTTGGGGGTGGTGTACGCGAC
The nucleotide sequence above comes from Gemmatimonadota bacterium. Encoded proteins:
- a CDS encoding NHL repeat-containing protein encodes the protein MGRIFCILIVFACIGTARAEVQVEFRFEAVFGEVGGGDGQFLNPEGLTLDTSGNVFVVDTGNDRVQKLSSTGTFLRAVGGPGWEDGQFNKPGGIAASKGLEIYVADGRNRRIQVFNLNLRLLAVIGGTDAAGSVDLGTLSGIAVSDADEILVSDIDADQLVQIDTYSRVDRSFGGFGYGAGNLRRPLGIAIEGRKAVYVCDSENDRIAVFDRFGNFQKTMGEDVLLQPSALCMGPERTLIVADTGHHRVVVFDLDSGSVAEFLGGPDPGKGAMAFQFPRGVALGRAGRLFVLDSGNGRIQKLQLQVSRVK